In one Sporomusa sphaeroides DSM 2875 genomic region, the following are encoded:
- a CDS encoding 4-hydroxyphenylacetate 3-hydroxylase family protein — translation MRTGKEYIESLKQRNIKVYIKGQLLKSEEVVDHPFIRGHVNSAALTFDLAHDPAYEDLMTTTSHLTGKKINRFTHIHQSVDDLLKKVKMLRMISQKTGTCYQRCVGFDAINALYTVTYEMDKKLGTEYHERLKKYLINWQENDLMVAGAMTDPKGDRSLRPGQQPDPDMFVRIVEKNDKGIIVRGAKAHMTGMVNSHEMLIMPTMGMAPDDSDYAVSCAIPVDAPGVIHIFGRQTNDDRKCEGDIDQGNARYGIVGGECLTVLEDVFVPWDKVFMCGETEFSGLLVERFACYHRQNYGGCKGGVSDVVIGAAAVMADMSGYGKAGHVKEKINEMIHLTESLYACSIACSAEGKPTASGGYFVDPLLANVGKHNVTRLIYDIDRLAQDIGGGLTATLPSESDLRHPEIGKYVDKYFKGVAGVSTEDRMRVARLIENMTGGTALVESMHGAGSPQAQKVMYSKLGNLEHKKKLALHIAGVAANKDK, via the coding sequence ATGAGAACAGGCAAAGAGTATATAGAAAGTCTAAAACAACGGAATATCAAAGTATATATCAAAGGCCAATTGCTTAAAAGTGAAGAGGTTGTCGACCATCCCTTTATCCGCGGGCATGTAAATTCAGCGGCGCTGACCTTTGATTTGGCCCATGACCCGGCATACGAAGATTTGATGACCACCACCTCGCATCTTACCGGCAAAAAGATCAACCGGTTCACCCATATTCACCAAAGTGTGGATGATTTGCTGAAGAAAGTAAAAATGCTGCGGATGATTTCCCAAAAGACGGGAACCTGTTATCAGCGCTGCGTAGGCTTTGACGCCATCAACGCTCTCTATACCGTTACCTATGAAATGGATAAGAAACTAGGCACCGAATATCATGAACGCCTGAAAAAATACCTGATCAACTGGCAGGAAAATGACTTGATGGTAGCCGGCGCCATGACTGATCCGAAAGGCGACCGCAGCCTGCGTCCCGGGCAACAGCCGGACCCGGATATGTTTGTCCGGATTGTTGAAAAAAATGACAAAGGCATTATTGTCCGCGGTGCTAAAGCCCATATGACCGGTATGGTCAATTCCCATGAAATGCTGATTATGCCGACAATGGGAATGGCGCCTGATGATAGCGATTATGCCGTATCATGCGCCATACCGGTAGATGCACCGGGAGTAATCCATATCTTTGGCCGCCAAACCAACGATGACCGCAAATGTGAAGGTGACATCGATCAAGGCAATGCCCGGTATGGTATTGTTGGCGGCGAATGCCTGACTGTGCTGGAAGACGTCTTCGTACCCTGGGACAAGGTCTTTATGTGTGGGGAAACGGAATTTTCCGGTTTGCTGGTAGAGCGATTTGCCTGCTATCATCGTCAGAACTATGGTGGCTGCAAAGGCGGAGTTTCAGACGTGGTTATTGGTGCGGCAGCCGTCATGGCCGATATGAGCGGTTATGGCAAAGCCGGACATGTCAAAGAAAAAATCAATGAAATGATTCATTTGACAGAAAGCCTGTATGCTTGCTCCATTGCCTGCTCGGCGGAAGGAAAACCGACAGCCTCCGGCGGCTACTTTGTCGATCCGCTGTTGGCCAATGTGGGTAAACACAATGTCACCCGTCTGATTTATGATATTGACCGGCTGGCACAGGACATCGGCGGCGGCCTGACTGCCACTTTGCCTTCAGAATCTGATTTGCGGCATCCAGAAATCGGGAAGTATGTGGATAAATATTTCAAAGGAGTAGCCGGTGTGTCGACAGAGGACAGAATGAGGGTGGCCCGGCTGATCGAGAATATGACAGGCGGTACTGCCCTGGTAGAGAGTATGCATGGCGCCGGTTCGCCGCAGGCACAAAAAGTTATGTATTCCAAGCTGGGCAACCTTGAACACAAAAAGAAATTAGCCCTGCATATTGCCGGGGTTGCTGCAAACAAAGATAAATAG
- a CDS encoding CaiB/BaiF CoA transferase family protein has translation MAEKNLAGLRVLDFTRVLAGPYLTQMLRDLGAEIIKVEQPGKGADERQMSPIVNGQSGYFMMLNRGKKSIALNLKDPKAKEIIFKLAKQADIITENFKPGVMESLGFSYEAFKAVKPDIIMCSISTFGQKGPLSQRAGYDIIAQAMSGLMWMAGDPDRRPARSGTSIGDVNAGSHALGAILAALYYREKTGKGQYIDISLRDCLSAIIETAIPRYTMSGGTDKPGRSGPHHATMGPYGVFDAGRERYIVLGALNEAIWARLCTAMNRPEYINDPRFSSTTLRAQNLNETVAIIEEWLQGFEDVNEALDILEASSVPSAPVLDIEQLMQDQQFLMRDMIVEVEDPIFGKVKLPATPMRFSGTSVINNEAPPLLGGNTEAVLKEYAGMSGEEIAELRARKVI, from the coding sequence ATGGCAGAAAAAAATTTGGCCGGACTGCGGGTGCTGGATTTTACCCGCGTATTGGCCGGGCCCTATTTAACGCAAATGCTCAGGGATTTGGGAGCCGAAATCATTAAGGTTGAACAGCCGGGCAAGGGCGCTGATGAGCGGCAGATGTCCCCGATTGTCAACGGACAAAGCGGTTATTTTATGATGCTTAACCGGGGAAAAAAATCAATTGCCTTAAATTTAAAAGATCCCAAGGCCAAAGAAATTATCTTTAAGCTTGCCAAGCAGGCTGATATCATTACAGAAAATTTCAAGCCAGGTGTTATGGAATCGCTCGGGTTTTCCTATGAGGCTTTCAAAGCAGTAAAACCTGATATCATCATGTGTTCTATTTCCACCTTTGGTCAAAAAGGCCCGCTTTCGCAGCGGGCAGGTTATGATATTATCGCTCAGGCCATGAGCGGTTTAATGTGGATGGCCGGTGATCCGGACCGCCGGCCGGCCCGCAGCGGTACTTCCATTGGTGACGTAAATGCCGGTTCTCATGCCCTTGGCGCTATTTTAGCCGCCTTATATTATCGCGAAAAGACCGGTAAAGGACAGTATATCGATATTTCGCTGCGAGACTGCCTGAGTGCCATTATTGAAACGGCTATTCCCCGTTACACGATGAGTGGTGGCACAGATAAACCGGGCCGCTCGGGTCCGCACCATGCTACTATGGGTCCCTACGGCGTTTTTGACGCCGGACGGGAAAGATATATTGTCCTCGGAGCGCTCAATGAGGCAATATGGGCCAGGCTTTGTACCGCAATGAACCGGCCGGAGTATATTAATGATCCCAGGTTCAGCTCCACAACTCTCCGGGCGCAGAACTTAAACGAAACTGTGGCAATCATTGAAGAATGGCTGCAGGGTTTTGAAGATGTCAACGAAGCATTGGACATTTTAGAAGCCAGCAGCGTGCCGTCGGCTCCGGTGCTGGATATAGAACAATTGATGCAGGATCAGCAATTCCTGATGAGAGATATGATTGTAGAAGTCGAGGATCCCATTTTTGGCAAAGTAAAATTACCGGCAACGCCGATGCGCTTTTCCGGGACCAGTGTAATTAATAATGAGGCGCCTCCTTTGCTTGGCGGCAATACTGAAGCCGTGCTGAAAGAGTATGCCGGGATGAGCGGGGAAGAAATAGCTGAACTGCGAGCCAGAAAAGTCATTTGA
- a CDS encoding thiolase family protein has translation MREVVIVGAKRTPIGDFLGKLKGVNAVELGITAVNAALAQAQIKPAQVEELACGMIYKAGVKGNPGRQIQLKCGMPAEGYAYTVDQQCGSGMKAFELASQSILLGKAEIAVAVGVESMSQAPYLLKGAREGYRMGPSDVQDSMLYDGLVCAIMGYHMGLTAENLAERYNITRAEQDELALNSHQRAVTAIQNGIFKDEIAPVTIETKKGAMLVDTDEHPRADVTLEKLASMKPAFKKGGTVTAGNASGVNDGAAALVLMSAEKAHELGIKPLAKLLSTASVGVEAEIMGIGPAYAVPKAISYAGLTASDIGYYELNEAFAAQFLAVNRELKLDMSKVNANGSGIGLGHPVGCTAARIIVSLIYEMGRRGERYGLASLCVGGGPAIATVIEKV, from the coding sequence ATGCGTGAAGTTGTAATTGTCGGAGCAAAGCGTACACCGATTGGTGATTTTCTTGGTAAGCTGAAAGGCGTAAACGCGGTTGAACTAGGAATAACGGCTGTAAATGCAGCACTGGCTCAGGCGCAAATCAAACCGGCCCAAGTTGAGGAATTAGCCTGCGGCATGATTTATAAAGCAGGTGTCAAAGGAAATCCCGGCCGGCAGATTCAGTTAAAATGCGGTATGCCGGCAGAAGGGTATGCCTATACCGTAGATCAGCAATGCGGCTCAGGGATGAAGGCTTTTGAATTAGCCAGTCAATCCATCCTGCTGGGCAAAGCCGAAATTGCCGTTGCAGTCGGGGTTGAAAGCATGTCCCAGGCTCCTTACCTGTTAAAAGGAGCAAGAGAAGGGTACCGTATGGGGCCAAGCGATGTACAGGATTCTATGCTGTATGACGGACTAGTCTGCGCGATTATGGGTTATCATATGGGGCTTACGGCTGAAAACCTCGCAGAGCGCTATAACATTACCCGGGCAGAGCAGGACGAATTGGCCCTCAACAGCCACCAAAGAGCGGTCACAGCCATTCAAAACGGAATTTTTAAGGATGAAATTGCACCTGTCACCATAGAGACTAAAAAAGGGGCAATGCTTGTTGACACCGATGAGCATCCTCGCGCCGATGTCACCTTAGAGAAACTGGCGTCTATGAAACCTGCCTTCAAAAAAGGAGGTACGGTCACCGCCGGCAACGCCTCCGGCGTAAATGACGGGGCAGCCGCTTTGGTACTTATGAGTGCGGAAAAAGCGCATGAGCTTGGAATAAAGCCGCTGGCTAAACTACTCTCTACCGCAAGTGTGGGGGTTGAAGCTGAAATTATGGGTATAGGTCCTGCATATGCTGTGCCGAAGGCCATTAGTTACGCCGGGCTCACGGCGTCAGACATCGGTTATTATGAACTGAACGAGGCATTTGCCGCCCAATTTTTGGCCGTAAACAGGGAGCTCAAACTGGATATGAGCAAAGTTAACGCCAATGGCTCAGGTATCGGTTTGGGGCATCCGGTAGGTTGTACCGCAGCCAGGATTATTGTATCGCTTATTTATGAGATGGGACGCAGAGGCGAACGGTATGGTCTGGCCTCCCTGTGTGTGGGCGGCGGCCCGGCGATAGCAACTGTTATTGAAAAGGTTTAA
- a CDS encoding 3-hydroxybutyryl-CoA dehydrogenase, whose product MAIKKLLVIGAGQMGSGIAQIASTAGIEVIINDIKLEFVERGLKGIEKNLSKLVEKGKLAEAEKQEIMGRISGSIDLKASAADVDFAIEAAVENFEIKKGIFTTLDAVCPAHTILASNTSSLPITQIAAVTKRPDKVIGMHFFNPVPVMQLVEIIMGLATSNETYETIREFAVTLKKSPVKVEDFPGFCGNRIMVPMINEAVYALMEGVASVEDIDNVAKLGFNHPMGPLALADLIGLDTILYVMEVLYKGYGDSKYRPCPLLRKYVDAGWLGRKSGRGFYTYN is encoded by the coding sequence ATGGCCATTAAAAAGTTGTTGGTTATCGGAGCCGGTCAGATGGGCAGCGGTATTGCCCAGATAGCATCGACAGCAGGAATAGAAGTAATTATTAACGACATTAAGCTTGAATTTGTTGAACGCGGTCTTAAGGGAATTGAGAAAAATCTGAGCAAACTTGTGGAAAAGGGTAAACTGGCGGAAGCTGAAAAGCAGGAAATTATGGGCCGGATTAGTGGCAGTATTGATTTAAAAGCCAGTGCAGCCGATGTGGATTTCGCCATCGAAGCCGCTGTAGAAAACTTTGAAATCAAAAAGGGGATTTTTACTACCCTTGATGCGGTATGCCCTGCGCATACAATACTTGCCAGCAATACATCCTCGCTGCCGATAACACAAATTGCTGCCGTAACCAAGCGCCCGGACAAAGTTATTGGCATGCACTTCTTTAACCCGGTGCCTGTGATGCAGTTAGTGGAAATCATTATGGGCCTGGCTACTTCGAACGAGACTTATGAAACCATCCGCGAGTTCGCGGTTACTCTGAAGAAATCACCGGTAAAAGTAGAAGACTTCCCGGGGTTTTGCGGCAACAGAATCATGGTTCCTATGATTAATGAAGCGGTATATGCGCTCATGGAAGGCGTTGCCAGTGTAGAAGATATTGATAATGTAGCCAAATTAGGCTTTAACCACCCGATGGGACCGTTGGCGCTGGCGGATTTGATTGGTCTTGATACTATTTTGTATGTTATGGAAGTATTGTATAAAGGTTATGGTGACTCCAAATACAGACCCTGCCCGCTGCTGCGCAAGTATGTTGACGCCGGCTGGTTAGGACGCAAATCCGGCCGCGGCTTTTATACATACAACTAA
- a CDS encoding enoyl-CoA hydratase-related protein: MQAYNNLIVERDGAVVVITINRPKELNALNRATVLELDSVFKALEADSAVGAVILTGSGEKAFVAGADIAEMANISAVAARDWARLGQQVFSRIENFPRVVIAAINGFALGGGCELSMACDIRVASEKARFGQPEVNLGITPGFAGTQRLARLAGKSQAKLLILTGDIIDAQEARAIGLVDKVVGHAELLTAAKDLAGRIITKAPIAVSQAKTAINRGVELDSEQAYAFEAELFGMCFTTDDQTEGMSAFLEKRKPVFKGQ; this comes from the coding sequence ATGCAGGCATATAACAACCTGATTGTTGAAAGAGACGGGGCCGTGGTGGTCATCACTATTAACCGGCCCAAGGAATTGAATGCTCTTAACCGGGCAACCGTGCTGGAACTTGACAGTGTGTTTAAAGCGTTAGAGGCTGATTCGGCAGTAGGCGCGGTTATCCTTACCGGTAGTGGTGAAAAGGCCTTTGTCGCAGGTGCAGATATTGCCGAGATGGCAAATATATCTGCTGTTGCCGCCAGGGATTGGGCGAGATTAGGTCAGCAGGTTTTTTCCCGGATCGAGAACTTCCCCCGGGTAGTAATTGCCGCCATTAACGGCTTTGCTCTGGGCGGCGGCTGCGAACTGTCCATGGCTTGTGATATCAGGGTGGCGTCCGAAAAAGCCAGGTTTGGCCAGCCGGAAGTGAATTTAGGTATTACCCCGGGATTTGCCGGCACGCAGCGGTTAGCAAGACTGGCAGGCAAAAGCCAGGCCAAACTGCTTATCTTAACCGGTGACATCATTGACGCGCAGGAAGCGCGGGCCATTGGCCTGGTTGATAAAGTAGTTGGGCATGCAGAACTTTTGACTGCCGCCAAAGACCTGGCCGGAAGGATTATAACCAAAGCACCCATTGCTGTCAGTCAAGCCAAGACTGCCATTAACCGGGGTGTGGAACTGGATTCTGAGCAGGCCTATGCTTTTGAGGCCGAGCTGTTTGGTATGTGCTTTACCACCGATGACCAGACAGAGGGAATGAGCGCATTCCTTGAAAAAAGAAAGCCTGTTTTTAAAGGACAATAG